ATGTTCTTTTTTTGATAGCTATTGAAAAGTAATGTTTATTACTGTAGTTTATATAAATATTATTAAAAATAAAATCATTATTATATTCAAAAATTATAAATATTTCTCATACTATATTTTAAATTGAAGCTTTTGAAAATAGTTTAGATATTTATATAAATTCTAATTTGAAATTATATTATTAAATTGGGTTGTTATAATGGCAGAATATTCTGATACAGATCAAATAAAAATATCTAAAAAATGGTTCGATCCACCAAACACAGGTTTACCTGCTTATGATGATAATGGTAATTTATTGAGTGTTTTAGAGGTTTTTAATTTTCCAGATATGATTGAGGAATATTTAATAGAATTAGAAATAAGAAATTATTCTAAAAATACAATTAAAACATATAAATCTATTATTACTAATTTTCATGAATTTTTAAAGACTCAAGATGATCTAAATGATGAAAAAAGATTTTTAAGAAGTTTTAAAAGATATATTCAACATTTAAAAAGAGATAAGTTAGTTTCTCAAAATTATATATATTTAGTAACTGTTGTTTCAAAAAAATTCCTCGAGTTTAATAGATTGTATTTTTTAGATGAAGTTAAAGCTCCTAAAAGAACCAAATCTCTTCCAAAATCACTAAATGAATCAGAAGTTAAAAAACTCATCAGTGCTTATGATAAAGATATTGATGATGATAATAATGAAGAAATTAGTAAGCTTAATCTTAATGAGAATAATAGTAAAACAAAGAACAAAATTAGAAATAAGCTTATTTTAACATTACTATATTCCTCAGGAATTCGAGTTTCAGAACTTGTTTCATTACTAACAAAAGATATAGATCTTGAAGATAGGACTATGAGAATTAGAGGTAAAGGGGATAAAGATAGAGTTGTTCTTTTTGATAATAATGCTAAATCTTTGATTAAAAAATATATGATTATTCGAGAATCTGATAGCGATTATTTATTTGCAAATAGGTTGGGTAACTCTTTATCAACTAGATATATTCAAATCATGATAAAAGATTATGGAAAGAAAGCTGGAATTGATAAAAAAGTAACTCCTCATATTTTGAGACATTCTTTTGCAACACATCTTTTAAAAAATGGGGTTGATATTAGAGTTATACAACAGCTTTTAGGTCACTCTAATTTATCCACTACTCAAATTTATACTAGTGTCGATATGGAAACCCTTAAAAATGTTTATGATAAAGCTAGAATGTGAATTGTTATTAAATATCAATTATTATTAATTTAATTATTACTAACAATTATTAAATATTACAATTAGATTTTATATGATTACTTTTTTGCTTTTTATTTATTTTTTAATAAGTGAAAAGTATTTATATTATTCATATCAATACTATTTATTGATGCAAAATGTATGAAAAACTATTATTAAATTTAGCAATTTTAGCTGGAAAGATTAGTTTCATTGTTTTAAAAGTTACAGGAAGACAAGGGACAGCAATGCCTGGGAAAGTAGCTATTAAAATTTTTCCAGGTATTCTGAAAGAGTTAACTAAAAAGTGTAATAAAACTGTTGTTATTACTGGTACAAATGGTAAAACCACTACGAATAATTTAACAAATCATATTATTGGTGGAAAATATGATAATTTAGTTTCTAATCTTAAAGGAGCTAATATGATTCAAGGGGTGGTAACTTCTTTCATTGTAAATAACAAAAATTCCTATGATTGGGGAATATTTGAAGTGGATGAAGGTTCTATTCCAGATGTAATTCATTTCTTCTCTCCAGATTATGTTATTTTAACAAATTTTTTTAGAGATCAACTTGATAGATATGGTGAGGTTGAAAATACAATACATTTAGTATATGATACTTTAAAGGATGTTGACTCTACTTTAATCTTAAATGCAGATGATCCTTCAACTACTCAGTTTAATAAGCTCCCTAATGAAAAAATATATTATGGCTTTAATAAAAATCAATTTTCTAAAATAGATCATAGTGTAGCAGAGTCTATATTTTGTAAAAATTGTGGTAATCGTTTAAGCTATAATTTTATAAGTTATGGTAATGTTGGAGATTATTATTGTGATAGTTGTGGTGTTAAACGTCCAGAAATTAATTATGCTGCTGAATCAATAGATATTAAAGATAATATCTATGAATTTCTATTAAAAATTAATAATTCTGAGAATATTAATGAGAATATTAATGAAAGTATTAGTGAAAGTATTAGTGAAAGTGTTAGTGAAAATATTGCTGAAAATAAATTTGTATTTAAATATATGGGTATTTATAATATTTACAACTGTTTAGCAGCTATTTCTCTTTGTTTAACTGAAAATTTTGATATATCCTTTGTTCAAAATCAAGTTGAAAATTTTGATTATAAATTGGGACGAATGGAAACTATAAGTTTCCCAAAAAAAGATGTGGTTTTAGTTTTATCAAAAAATCCTGTTGGATTGAGTGAAGTTTTTAATAGCTTTTCTCATGATGAAGAACCAAAATCTATAATGTTTTTAATTAATGATACTCCTGCAGATGGGAAAGACATATCTTGGATTTGGGATGCTGATTTTGAGCAAATAAATAATATAAAAAACATTAATTATTTTCACTGTTCAGGAACAAGAGCAAATGAAGCAGTTTTAAGACTAAAATATAGTAATTTTAACACAGATAAAATAAAAAAATATGTTTCAAAAGAAGCAGGAGATGTTAAAACACCAATAAAAGAGATTTTAGATGAAAATGTTAAATCTTATATTATTGGGACTTTTACTGCTGTTCCTGAGGTAAGGAAAGTTTTACTAAAAGAACAATCAAAATATAATAGTGTAAATAATATTAAATCTGATTAAATTCTTAATCTATAAACTCTTGAATTAATAATAAGGTTAATAATATGAAACTTGAAGTAGTCAACATGTATCCTGATATTTTAAACATATATGGGGATATTGGAAATTTAATATGTATTAAAAATAGATGTGAATGGAGAGGAATTGACATTAACATCAAAAACTTTACAATCGATAAAGAAACTAACCTTGAAGATTCAGATATGATTTTAATTGGCGGAGGATCTGATAAAGGGCAAGATATTATTTCAGATCATATTCTTAATCAAAGAAATTCTTTAGAAAGCTTTATTGAGGCAGAAAAACCTATTTTAGCTATTTGTGGGAGTTATCAAATATTTGGTAATTATTATCTTAACCCTTATAATGAAAAGATTCCTTGTCTTGAAATTTTTGAAATGGAGACTATAAGCAAAAAAGAGAGACTTACAGGAGATATTTTAATCTCTAATAATTTGAAGTCAGATTCATTGTTTAAATCAAAACAATCATATGATTTAACTGATATTATTGGCTTTGAAAATCATGGTGGAAGAACTTATCATAATTATGATCCATTAGGCAATGTTAAAGTAGGCTTTGGAAATAATGGGGAAGATGGAGAAGAAGGTATGATTTATAAAAATTTCATTGGTAGCTATTTGCATGGCCCTATTTTACCTAAAAATCCTCATATTGCCGATTATATGATATTTAATGCTTTGAAAAATAAGTATGATATTGATTATTTAAATGAAAATATATTAAATTTAAAAGATATTGATGATAATATTGAAATAAATGCTCATAATATAATGAAGAATAGAATATTAAAAACTTAATCATTTATAAAAAACAAAATAAAAAACTAAAATAAAAACTAAAATTAAGAATAAAATTAAGGCATATTATTAATTTTAAGACATATTTTCCATTTCTTTAAAGAATTTTTTGGATCGTATTTCTATTTCTTCATCAGATAGCTTTTCTATTGTTTTGGATATCATCCAATTGTATCCATAGGGATCTTTTAAACTTCCCATTCTATCTCCCCAGAACATATTATCCATCTCCATGGTTATTTCACATCCTGCTTCAACAGCTTGTTTGAAAAGTTCATCTGCGTCATCTGTTATGATCCAAATATCTAGAGGACATCCTCCTATTTCATTTGGTGAAAAAGATCCGAAATTTTCATTAGAATCATTTAAATAAAAATATTCTCCATTGATGGTTATTGCAGCATGCATGATACTTCCATCAGGTCCAAAGTACTTTGATACTTCTTCTGCAGAAAACGCTTTTTTATAGAATTCTATTGCTTCTATACTGTTAGGTACTATCAAATTAAGAACAATACCTAACTCTTTTCCTATATTCATTTTATCACCTTTTATTACAATTTTTGTTTTATTATTCCAAAATATATTTTTTATTGTAATTGTTCAAAATATTGTTTAATTATTTTTAGTTATATATTGTTTTTATTTGTAAAAATTATATTTCCATATATTATATTTACATATATATTTATATATTATTTTATATATATTTTTAAATAGAACTATTATATTTAAGTAGAACTATTATAAAATTATATTGATATTTATTTTTATAATATTTTTAGTAATAGAGCAATTTATTTTAATTTTTACAATTTACCGTTATTTAGTCTTATTTAGTTTTATTTAGTCTTATTTAATTTTATTTAGCTCTATTTATCTTTATTTGTATTTTTTGATTCATGTTTCATGTATTTTTTCATCTAATATTATATCATTCATATATAATACTTAATATTTTCATAAATGCTTATTTTTAATAGCATTTATATTTATTGCTTATATTTTAATTATTAATAGTATTCTATCTGTTTTTAATAAAAAACATTTAACTTATAAAATATTTAACATCTGACATCTTAGAATCAATATTTTTGGTTTTAATTAAATAGAAAGTTATTTAAATAATCAATATTAATTATATATAATACTATCGGAAGGTTTATATATGATGAAGTGTATATTATATATGTGATATAATAATTATTTATTTTTAAGTTTGATTTTATGAAGTTTTTAGGAAATATTTCTCACTTATCTAATTCTGGAAGATTAGTAGCTAGATCTTCACAGTCACCTCCTTCAGGAGCTTCTGTTTTTAATAAGGATAAAAAGAAAATAGGCAAAATTATAACTATTTTTGGACCTACAAAAGATCCATATATCTCAATAGGAATTTTTAAATCAATGTCTATTGATGATTTTAAAGATTCTATTGGTGAAGATTTATATGTTTCTGAAAATCCTAAAAATAGAAAATTCAATAAAAGTAGGAATAAAAATAAGAGTGTTAAAAATAAAACTAGAAACAATTATAGGAAAAATAAAAATAATAAAAACAATACTAGTAAAAAACTAAATAAGAATAAAAATACTAGAAAAAACAATTGAATAATATTTTGAACAATTGCAATAAAAGATTACAATTAATCAATAAACACTATTTAAACACTATGTTAACAGGATATTGTTTTAAATTATATTTTGTATAATATTAAGCAATATTTTGATAATGATTATATTTAATTACTTAATAAATCATCGAATTCCATTGAATGTTTAAATTAAATTTTGTTTAATTTGAATAACTTGGGTAATTTGAATGAATTTAATTTGAGTGATTTTAATGAACTTAAATTTCATATTTTAATATTTGAAAGTTATAAATACTTTAATAATTTTTTTAAAAAATAAAGGGGTTAATAGCACGAAAGAAGAAGTAAAAACTAAGGTTTCAGAAAGAAAACCTATAGAGAATGTTTCTGCAAAAAAAAGAATGCAGAATGATGTTTCTGACACAGAAAAACAGAATAAATGTCCAGAATGTGGTTCAGAAAATCTGATTGGGGATTATGAAAGGGCTGAAGTAGTTTGCGCTAGCTGTGGGCTTGTTATTGATGAAAATCTAGTGGATATGGGCCCAGAATGGAGAGCATTTGATCATGAACAAAGGGACAAACGTACAAGAGTAGGTGCTCCAATTACTTATACTATACATGATAAAGGTTTAAGTACTATGATTGATTGGAGGAATAAAGATATCTATGGTAGAGATATCCCTGCAAGAAACAGAGCACAATGGTATAGGTTAAGGAAATGGCAAAGAAAAATTAGAATTTCTGGTGCTACAGAAAGAAATCTTGCATTTGCTTTAAGTGAGCTTGACAGAGATTCTTCAAGATTAGGTCTTCCAAGAAGTGTTAGGGAAGCTGCATCTGTTGTTTACAGAAGTGCAGTAGAAAACAAACTTATTAGGGGACGTAGTATCGAAGGTGTAGTAGCTGCTTCTCTTTATGCTGCATGTAGGAGATGTAATGTTCCACGTACTCTTGATGAGATAGCTGAAGTTTCAAGAGTCAGTAAAAAAGAAGTTGGAAGAACTTACAGGTTCTTAACTCGTGAATTGAATATAAAACTTCCACCTACATCACCGGTTGATTATGTTCCACGATTTGCAAGTGAACTTGGTCTTTCTGGTGAAGTTCAATCAAGAGCTATTGAAATAATTGAAAAAGCTATGGAAAAAGGTCTTACTTCTGGTAGAGGGCCTACTGGTGTAGCTGCTGCTGCATTATATATTGCCTCTGTTCTTTTAGGTGAGAGAAAAACACAAAGGGATGTTGCTGATATTGCTGGTGTTACAGAAGTTACAATAAGAAATAGATATAAAGAGCTTACAGAACAACTTGAAATGGGTGTAACTCTTTAATTATATTTTTTTAATAATTATTTTTTAATAATTATTTTTTTTATAAACGTTGGGGGTGGGTTGGATTGGACCCTCTTTATATCAAATATCATGATGCGGAATGGAGAAAAGAAGTTACAGATTATCATAAAATTTTTGAATAGTTATTTGAGAACATTTCTACCAGAAAGAAAACCCATTAATAATCATTGGAAAACATTAAGTGAAGTTCCTAGTTCAATACTTTTGTCTGAAACTATTGCTAAAGATATGAAAAAACATGGCTTCAAATTCTTTGGTCCAGTGATTTGTTACGCTTTTTTACAGGCAATTGGTTATGTAAATAATCATTTAGAAGAATGTCCATTTAAATATAGTGATTAAGCTACCTTTTAAATAGAAAATTAAACAAAAATTGATTTTTTAGTTATTAATATCAAATGGATTTGAACCTTCGATTGCAAGATTGAGAATATTTAGTTTATTTTTAATAGTATGAAGTTAATTATTAGAATAATTTGGTGTTTATTCTTTTAAATTAGAGTATTTTGTTGATTAATTTTTTTTTTATTAGTTTGGTGGGTTTTTCTTGTGTTTTTTCCTTTTTTAGTTGTTTTTTCCTTTTTTATGGTGGTTTTCTTTTGTTTTTGTTTCTTTTAGTTATGGTTTTATTTATATATGTTTTGGTTTGATAACAGCTATTTTGATTTTGGTGATATTGTGTTTTTTTTTGTGTTTTATTTTCTCTATTGTTTTGGTGTTTAGCTGTTATTTTTATATTTTTCTCATTTTTTTCTTTATTTTATATGCTTATTTTTTTATTTTATTTGGTTATTATCTTTTTTTAGTTTTTTATTGGTTTTTTTTATCTGTTTTTATTATTTTTAAGTTGTTATTGGTTGTATTTATTGTTTTTAGGCTTTTTTATTTTATTTTTTAGCTGTTTTTATTTTATTTGGTTATTATGTGTTTTTTTCGTGTTATATTTTGTTTCCTTCTTTTTTTCTTTTTTATACAGCTATTCTACTGTTTTTGTGGGGGGGGGGGGGTAGCTATTGTTTTTTTATTTTTTTTGGGTAGGAAGTTTTTTATAGTAGTTTTTTTATATTATATTATTATAGCGTAGTGTGTGTTCTCATTGTGCTAGTATTTTTTATATATACTGATTGATTGGATCAGGGGGTGAAAAAAGAAAATGTTTACAATAAATAGACTTTTTAAGCCAATTATTTTTGTTATGTGTGTTTTATTTATCTTTTTAGCTTTATCTAGTGTTAGTGCAGCTAATCATGATTTTACTACATTTAATACTACTGAACAGTTTCAAAGTGTTATTAATAATGATAATGATAATGATTTGGTGATTAGTTTTGATGATGGTGAGTATGTTGATTGGGGTCAGCTTAATATTAGTCGTAATGCTACTATTGTTGGTAAAAACCGTGGTGGTGCTAAATTCACAACATCTAGTGGTGGTACTTTGTTTAATATTAATGCTACTAATGTAAAGATTATTAATTTAACTATTAGTGGTTATACTACAGCTATAAAATCTAATTGTAGTGATTTGACTATTAGTGATAATAATATTACTACTTCTGGTGTTAGTATTAATTTAAGTAGCAGTGGTAGTGCTAATCCTATAACAGGTGTTGTTATTAAGGATAATATTATTAAATCCAGTATATCTGATTTTTATCGTGGTGCTGTTTCTTTATTCGGTAAATCTGATGATAAGACTGTTTTTGATGTTTTATTTAGTGGTAATAATATAATTGGTGTTTTTTCTGGTGTTTATTTAGGTGGTGGTAGTTATGATAGTCCTGTTTCGTCTGCTAATTTGGTTTTTGAAAACAACAACATCACAGGAACATTAGGCTATGGTGTTTATCTGTATGCATCCAGCAGCAACAACACCAATATAACCTTCGCCAACAACAACATCACAGGAACATCCGGCTATGGTGTTTATCTGTCTGCATACAGCAGCAACAACACCAATGTAACCTTCGCCAACAACAACATCACAGGAACATCAGGCAATGGTGTTTATCTGGCTGCATCCATCAGCAACAACACCAATATAACCTTCGCCAACAACAACATCACAGGAACATCAGGCAATGGTGTTTATCTGTCTGCATCCATCAGCAACAACACCAATGTAACCTTCGCCAACAACAACATCACAGGAAGATCCGGCTATGGTGTTGATCTGTCTGCATACAGTAGCAACAACGCCAATATAACCTTTGCCAACAACAACATCACAGGAACATCAAACAATGGTGTTTTGCTGTCTGCATACAGCAGCAACAACACCAATGTAACCTTCGCCAACAACAACATCACAGGAACATCAGGCAATGGCGTTTCTCTGTCTGCAGACCGCAGCAACAACACCAATATAACCTTCGCCAACAACAACATCACAGGAACATCCAGCTATGGTGTTTATCTGTCTGCATCCATCAGCAACAACACCAATGTAACCTTCACCAACAACAACATCACAGGAACAGACGCATCTGGTGTTTATCTGTCTGCAGACAGCAGCAACAACACAATATAACCTTCGCCAACAACAACATTACTGGTGTTAATTATGGTGTTTATGTTTCTTTGTATAATGGTAATATTAAGGGTGTTAATTTCTTAAATAATACTATTAATGCTACTAATGGTGATGGTTTTTATTTCTATACTTATTTCTATACTAGTGGTGGTAGTGTTACTAATGTGACTGATTTTATTATTCGTGGTAATACTATTTTTGCTACTAAGGCTGGTTTGAATTTCGCTGGTTTAAGTTCTGGTTCATTGGTTAATGTTACTGTTGAGTATAATCGTATTATTGCTTCTGTTGGTGTTAACATTACTGGGCATAATGATAATAGTAGTTTTGATCGTAATTGGTGGGGTGTTAATGATATTACTGGTAAAATTTTGGGTATTGATACTCTTAATCATTTTATTTTGAATATTACTAATATTTCTAGTTTGGATGGTGTTCATTTTGGTGATAATGTTAGTTTTATGTTGTTAGTTTTGAATACTACGCTTAGTAATGATGGTGTTGAATTTTTACCTGATTTTGTTGTTAATGGAACTTTTAATGGTGCTGATTTTAATAGTAGTCGTGTTGATGGTTTTGTTTATAATGCAACAGCTACAGTTGGTGTTCAAACTTTAGCTGCTACTTTAGATAATGTAGATGATAATGTAGCTTTTAATGCCCAATTAACTACTAATTCTAGTATAATTGTTAGTAATAATCCAGTGAATATTGGTGAGAATGTTACTATTTCTGGTCAGTTAGCTAATTATACTGGTATATCTGGTGTTAATGTTACTGTTGATGGTAATATTTATACAGATGTTTCTGTTAATGGTACTGGTGGTTGGAGTCTTAATTACACAACTAATCGCACAGGAAACATAACTATTACTGTTAGTTATGTTGGTAATGATAATTATACTAGTTTTACTAATGTGACTAGCTTTTTAGTGGCTAAGAATGGTGTTAATTCTTCTATTAATATTCCTAGTGATGTTAAGGTTGAAGATTCTATAATAATTGATGGTGTTTTAGCTGATGAAAATGGTAATCCAATAGCTAATACTACTATTACTGTTATTATTGATGGTGAAAACTTTAATGTAACAACTGCTGAAAATGGTAGTTGGAATATTAATTACACCCCAACTCATGCAGGTGACTTTACTATTAATGTTACTTGGGAAGGTAATGAAAATTACACTAGTTTTAACAATAATACTAACTTCAATGTTAATAAATTAGCTACATATTCTAGTATTGACCTTTCAGCTGACTTTAGAGTAGGGAAAACTACCGTTATAAGTGGTGTTCTTCTCGATGAGGAAGGTAATAAAATAGCTGATAGTGAATTAGAAATTACTATTGATGGTAAAAAACATTTAGTGAAAACTAATTCTAATGGTTACTGGTATTTAACTTATAAACCCAAAAGCACTGGAAAAACTACAGTTGTACTTAATTTCAATGGTGATGCTAAATATTTAGGTTTTACTAACAGCACTAGTTTTGATGTTAAAAAAGGTGAAAGCTTTGTTAATGTTACTGTTAATGAGAATAAGGATGGTTCTGTTGATTTGATTGTTAAAGTAGTTGATGAAGATGGTGATACCATACCAGATTATAAAGTTGATGTTGAATTGGATGGTAAATACATTGGATCTGTGATAACAGACTCTGATGGAGTTGGAATATTCCATATACCCAATTCTAAACTTAACTCTGGTAAACATAAGATTACAGTTTCATTTGGCAATGGAAATTACTTTAGTAATTTAGCATTTGCTGAATTTGAAACCAAAAACAACAATAACACTAACAACACTAACAATACTAATAATACTAATAATACTAATGGTAATGGAAGTGATATAAGTGATAATTCAGTAGCAATAGCTACTATGAAAAAAACAGGAATACCAATAATAGCTATTATACTAGTATTGATAAGTATATTTGGAATCAGCTTAAGAAGAAAACAATAATTAAACATTTTTTTTTAGGAGGGCTTATTTTATTTTTTCCTCCATATTTATTTTTATTATTTATATTTTAGTTTTTATTATTTTTTATATTATTTTTGGCTTTGTAGAAATCCTTTTTTTTTAGCTTATTTGTGTTGATTTTTTTTAAACAGATTTTAGCATTAGTTATAAGTATAAATAATGAAATTTATAAGTTTATTTTCATTTAAATCAGTGATGCATTGATTTTTAAATTTTTTAATATAATTTCTCAGGCTTTTCAAAGTTAACATCCGAAAAGATTTAATTGTCTTGAAATTAAATCATTAAACTGAGAGTATGTATTTTTGCGTTTTATAATAATATATATTCTCATTATTAATATTTATATCTTTTTAATCCTTAAATTTTAAAATAACTAAATATAAACCAAAATATAAAAATTTAAAGAAAAAAAGGATAGTTTATTTGAAAATTAAAGAGTAAATTTTTCAAAAAAAATGAAATTTCAAATATAAAAAATTAGGATTTCTACAAAGCCAATTTTTAATTTTAATATTCTTAATATTTTTAGTTTTAATATTTTTAATATTTTTTAGAAAATATTTCTATTGATTTTTTTAATTCTTTTATTATTCCTGAATTATCACTATTTTTAACATTATAAAGGTTTTTTTGGTATTTATTTAAATTATTTAGAAAATTTTCAAGTGTTGAAACATTAATCTTTTCATGCATTTCTCCATATCCTAATTTATCTACATAAAAACCATTAAGTAGCTGTTCAAAGTTTCCAATAGCAGGAATACTGTAAATAGGTTTTTTTAAATAAATGGCTTCACTTATTAATGTGAATCCTCCGTTAGTGATTACAGCTTTTGCATTGCTCATGTCTTCATATATTTTATCTTCATTAAATTTTCTAAAAGTTAAATTTCCTTCGATTCCTTCTTTATTAAATCCATATACAATGAATTTTTCATTAAATTTTTTTAATATTCTTATAAGTTCCTTATTTGAATTACTAGTTTGATAAACAAATACATATTCTCCATAACTGATTTCGAGATTTCTTATTTTATTTCTAATAACTGGAGGATAAATAGTTGCTTTATCTGGATTTTTTATCTTTGGGAAAAAGTAGCTAGTTATTATATATCTTTTTGGTCTCATTATATAAGATCTTATAATACTTTTTGCTTTTAACATGTCTTGTCTATGATGAGGAGGATAATCTATGAATGTTTGAGTTATAATATTTATATTATCTAAGCTTATTAATGGAACATTAATAAGCTTACTTAGAATACTTGAATAATTCTCAAAATCAGATATTATTATATTTGGTTTAACTTCTCTAGCTTTCTTAAATAATATTCCATAATTTTCCTTTAAATTGTTAGGAGTTGCCTTAATTGCGTTTAAAAGGGTTCTTTTGTTTTTTACCTCATTATTTTCATAAACTGTATTGAAACCACCGATTTCATACACATTATCAAATTTATTCTTTAAATATCTATATGATCTATCACTTGAAAATATATATATGTCATATTTTTCTTTGTTTTCTTTTTTTGTTAATTCTTCTAATATTACTCCGCTTCTAACAGCATGACCCATACCTTCTCCACAAACAGAATAAAATATTTTTATTTTCTGATTTTCAATGTTTAGAAGTTTATTATTAGTAATTTTTAGTTCTAATTTTTTATTATCAAGATTTTTATCATCCAGTTTTTTACTATCTAATTTTTTATTATCTATATATTTTAAGTCTTCACTTTTAACTATTGAATGATTGTCTGATATTTTTTTAATCTTTGCAAGTAAATCTTCTTTTTCTAATGGATCTTTAGGAAAATGATCAAATTCATATTCTAATTCTTCAGCACTAGTTCTAATCCCCCTAAGATCATTGAATGTACTTTTTCCATATTGCATTGCAAGCTTACCTAATCCTTCTTCTTCAAGTCTGCGAGTAGATACATTTATTATAGGATTTCTAAGAACTTTGAACTTGTTATTTTTAGCTATTCTTTCAATATAATCTGTATCTTCTCCAAATGTAAGCTTTTCATTAAAACCAGAATATTTTTCATGTAACTCTTTTTTACATATTATTCCATAACAACCTGCTCCATGAGGTTTTATTTTTTCAAAAGCTATCATAAACCAGTTAGCTAAGTCATGAAGGATTTTATCTCTTTTTTTTTCAGATATTGGGTTTATTTGTGTAATTCCAATGTCTAATTCATTAGCTTCAAACTCTTCAATCATCTCTATAAGATAGCTTTGAGTTAATTCTAGATCAGAATCTAAAAATAAAAGTATTTCTCCTTTTGCAATTTTAGCCCCATTGTTTCTTCCAACACCAGGCATTCCTCCTTGAACTACAGTACAACCATAATTTTTAGCTATTCTTACAGTACTGTCACAAGAGTTAGCATCAGCTACAATCACTTCATAATCCTTAAATTTTTGTGATTCAATACTTTTT
The Methanobrevibacter arboriphilus JCM 13429 = DSM 1125 genome window above contains:
- a CDS encoding right-handed parallel beta-helix repeat-containing protein; this translates as MFTINRLFKPIIFVMCVLFIFLALSSVSAANHDFTTFNTTEQFQSVINNDNDNDLVISFDDGEYVDWGQLNISRNATIVGKNRGGAKFTTSSGGTLFNINATNVKIINLTISGYTTAIKSNCSDLTISDNNITTSGVSINLSSSGSANPITGVVIKDNIIKSSISDFYRGAVSLFGKSDDKTVFDVLFSGNNIIGVFSGVYLGGGSYDSPVSSANLVFENNNITGTLGYGVYLYASSSNNTNITFANNNITGTSGYGVYLSAYSSNNTNVTFANNNITGTSGNGVYLAASISNNTNITFANNNITGTSGNGVYLSASISNNTNVTFANNNITGRSGYGVDLSAYSSNNANITFANNNITGTSNNGVLLSAYSSNNTNVTFANNNITGTSGNGVSLSADRSNNTNITFANNNITGTSSYGVYLSASISNNTNVTFTNNNITGTDASGVYLSADSSNNTI
- a CDS encoding MJ1255/VC2487 family glycosyltransferase: MKLSIIIPTYNEEEYLPNLLKSIESQKFKDYEVIVADANSCDSTVRIAKNYGCTVVQGGMPGVGRNNGAKIAKGEILLFLDSDLELTQSYLIEMIEEFEANELDIGITQINPISEKKRDKILHDLANWFMIAFEKIKPHGAGCYGIICKKELHEKYSGFNEKLTFGEDTDYIERIAKNNKFKVLRNPIINVSTRRLEEEGLGKLAMQYGKSTFNDLRGIRTSAEELEYEFDHFPKDPLEKEDLLAKIKKISDNHSIVKSEDLKYIDNKKLDSKKLDDKNLDNKKLELKITNNKLLNIENQKIKIFYSVCGEGMGHAVRSGVILEELTKKENKEKYDIYIFSSDRSYRYLKNKFDNVYEIGGFNTVYENNEVKNKRTLLNAIKATPNNLKENYGILFKKAREVKPNIIISDFENYSSILSKLINVPLISLDNINIITQTFIDYPPHHRQDMLKAKSIIRSYIMRPKRYIITSYFFPKIKNPDKATIYPPVIRNKIRNLEISYGEYVFVYQTSNSNKELIRILKKFNEKFIVYGFNKEGIEGNLTFRKFNEDKIYEDMSNAKAVITNGGFTLISEAIYLKKPIYSIPAIGNFEQLLNGFYVDKLGYGEMHEKINVSTLENFLNNLNKYQKNLYNVKNSDNSGIIKELKKSIEIFSKKY